The Bos indicus x Bos taurus breed Angus x Brahman F1 hybrid chromosome 21, Bos_hybrid_MaternalHap_v2.0, whole genome shotgun sequence genomic interval GCAGTTTATCCCATTTCTTCAGGGTCTCTGGCTGCAAAGCGGCCTCCACCTGTGCCatcttccctgggtcagggaggatCAGCAGGGCCTGGGCATTTCCACTGTATTCCAGCTGCAGGACAGTGCAGGCCACCTCCTGGTCATAGAGGAACCTGTGCATTTCCTTCTGGTGCATCATGGGGATGCGGAGAGAGGTCCTCCCATCCACAAAGAAGCTCTCTTGCTTCTGGGTCTGGTAACGATTGAAAGGATGCTTCCACTTGGCTTAGGACAAAAAACCCACACAACCATGAGAAGACATTCTAGAAGGGCAAGCCTGGGGAGACATACACTAAGCTGCACTGGTTAGAGATGCAGGATCTCTCACAGTCCTGTCCACGTGTGcagtactttctttctttctacttacCATCTCCACCCACAATCATCTCCTGACTTGACCTCCTGAAAACACTGGTCTtggtgatgggggagggggctggctcATCCTGTCCTTCATGCCCACCCCCAATCCATGACCAAGTATTGCTGATTCTGTCTCCAAAGTTACCACTTTATTTGAAGCCACCATCTGACTTTGAACCATTTCAGGAACCTCCTAAGTTGTCTTTGTTCTACCCttaagtgaagtagctcagtcgtgtctgactctttgcgaccccgtggactgtagcccaccaggctcctccatccatgggattttccaggcaagaatactggagtgggttgccatttccttctctaggggatcttcctgatctagggattgaacccacgtctcccgcattgcaggcagatgctttaacctctgagccaccagggaagccctgttctacCCTTATTCTCCTCCAAATCATTTTCCAGATTGTAGCCAGACTGAACTTGCACCAGTCtaattaaatttgtttctttcttgaaaATGTAACGGTAACTCTTTTCCTTGGACCTTTGCACATAGTGTATTTCAACCTGAACCCTCTTCCATTCATTTCTCCCATAGCCTCTTTGCCTGAGTATGTCTAACTCATCCTGTGTGTCTTAGCTTAGATGACTTCTCTTCCGAGAAGCCTTCCCTCGCTCTTTGAATCTGGAAAATTATATCTTCCAAGAACTCCAGTGCACTCGTATCTATTCAGAAGAGTATCACTTTCCTACTGAGTTGTAGTTGTGCTTTTTCTTACTGACAACTCACATGGGACTGTGGCCTCCACAAGAATGAGAAAACTCTGTCTTATTCATATTGTTGTTGTGtggttgccaagtcgtgtccaactttttgtaaccctgtggactgtaacccaccaggctcctctgtgaatgggatttcccaggcaagaatattggagtggcttaccatttccttctccagggaatcttccaaacccagggattgaaactgtctCCAGCAGATTTCCCCAAAAGGTAATGAAAGTCCTTGTGATATAGTTAGTACTTAATGTAtgcttttgaatgaatgaataacattCCTAGAGGCCTTAAACATAAAGCCAAAGTTTACCTTGAaaatcattcattcagcaaatgtccTTAACCTGAACACATACTTAAACCTGTGTCAGACTCAGGAGAACCAATAATGATTTAGACTCAGACCCTAATGGTGCAAACCCAAGGATGTGAGGAATACACACCAACCCTAGGATACTGGTTGCCTTTagggagggatggaaggaggaaaatgggacCAGGGAAGGATTAAGAAGGAATTGAATGTCTCTgcaatattactttaaaaaaaaacctgaagtgAATGGCAAAATGTTAGCATGTGTTAATTCTAGGTACATGGAggtttttatgtaattttctacATATTTCTGTAGGTTTGAAATAGgcaataatataaaacataaaatatttccctAATAGTGAATTACTAATAGAAAAGTAAGATTAACTgtaaattgtattaaaaaatcagagtaaaagtagaacagaaagaaacatggcaaaagaaatcaaatattgaTAAATTAAGAAGTAGTGATATAAGAccaaggcttctctggtgactcagtggtaaagagttcacctgccaatccaggagacgcaggttaaatccctgggttgggaagatccactgcagatggaaatggcaacctataccagtattcttgcttaggaaatcccatggacagaggatcctggaagcctacagcccatggagtggcaagaaatcagacatgacttagtgactaaacaacaataaaaacagataAGACCAGTATTTAAATATAGGGAGGTAACTTCCAGAAGATACAGCTATAAACTTTTAGATAGGTGCCTTTTAGGGGCAGGGTtggagacggaggagcctgagccAGTCCTCACCTTTAAAGAACATATAATTCAAGAGAACCATGAGCGTGTCTGGGGTGAACTCCTCCAGGCAGTCCACGACCTGCCCGTACGTTTGCCTGCTCACGTAGCCATTAATCTGCTTCCTAGTTGCATCAGAGTTTGTGAAGTTGGCAGAAAAGGCAAAAACTCCATACAGCTCCCTGATGTTGTCCAAAATGTGCTGCTGAGGCTTCAGCTGTGTGTCCAGGAACAGAGAGTTGCCTAGTTTCAGTTCCAATTTGGGGCTGGGTAGGTCAAGGGTGTGGATGAGGCTCTGGAAACCCCGGTGGATGTCGGCTTCTGGGGTCTCGGTGAGGTTGAAGCCAAGGCCCTCCAGGATCTGAGTCCGGGTATTAGCTTGCACCCCCAGAGAGAGCAGGGCCAGGGTGCTGGAGAGGCTCACTGGGGAGAAGAAGATGTTTCCTGGGGTTTCTGCTGCCAGCTGCTTGTACAGACGCAAAGCGAAGCTGGTAAGGGTGGGTGTGATTTTCTGGTAGGCGGGGAGGGACTCTGAGAGCTGACCACGCGGGGCTTCAGGCACCCTCAGGCTCTTATCTCCATGGGCAGGAAGGGGCTGACAGTGGACAGAGGCCAGGATCCCAGCTCCCAGCAGCCACAGCCATGCTGGCCCCATCCTCTGAAaacaagatggggaacacgtcaTCCTTCTTCATAAACAGCCTCGTGTTTACACAGTAAACCCACATCCAGGCTGGATCCCACAGAGATGTCAAGTGGGGCACTGCAGAGGGTGAGGAGGGAGTGAGCAAGCTGGCTCCAGACACTTTCCCCCAGGGCTTCAGTCACAGCAGGAGCCCCTTCTCAGCTTTATGTACATATTCATCTAtaacattttgttgatttttctgaaCGATTaaccccccttccccctccccaaaatAAACCCCAACAACTTCCATGGTCTTTACCCTTTGCCTTCCttctccctgccttccttccttcttccttccttcccttctttcctttttctttctactttctagTCATTCTTTCAATCATTCATTAACTTTCAAAGACTGGGGTGACCCTCAACAGTATAGGACAAAAGTCAGGACACTGTGACAGGAGGGATGCTGGCCTCCCCTGCACTTGGGTGTGACCTTTAACTAGCATCTTGCCTACTGGAGGGGTAAGATGCTGCATGAACCTCCTGGCCAGGCTGTCCCAGAAGGAGGCATGCCCTCTACTCTTCTGGTCTCCATGAGCTGGAGTGTGGATGTGACAATCGGCCTCAGAGACCTTATGGATGAGGGCAGCTCATGAGGTGGGGCAAAGCCACAGGATGAATGGGGcccgggggttgggggagaggagagagatttACTCCATCTCTGTTATCTCCAGTAGCTCTTGTCACTTGCAGGGGCTGAAACCTCTATCTTAACTGATGGAGAGATTTAGGAAAGACATCTGCTGAATTGAGTCTCCCACCCACAAATTCaaatgttgaagtcctaatcctcAGCATATCAGAAAGTGGTCTTGTTGGGAAATAGAGTCATTGAGTTGTAATTAGTTAATATGAGGTTGTGTGCATTCAGGCTAAgttggcttcagtcatgtctgactctttgcaaccctataggctgtggcccgctaggctcctctgtccatgggattctccaggcaagaatactagagtgggttgccatgtcctcctccaggggaatctttctgacccagggatcgaacctgcgtctcttatgtctctgaaGCTCTAATCTATATGAATGGTTGCATGGGCCCTAATCTATataactgatgtccttataaaaaggggaactgaacacagggacacacacagggagaaggaGATGTaaggatgaaggcagagatcaatCAGGGTGATGattctacaagccaaggaacacctaAGATTATAGGAGCAAAGAGAGCAGCCTGGAGCAGACTCCCACCTTGGAGCCTCAGGACCCagccttgctgacaccttgatcttggatttcttgtcctcagaactgtgagaatccgtttctgttgtgtaagccacccagtttgtgaaAGGTTGTTAATGCAGCCTAGGAAACAAATACAATAGCTCCTGCGCTTTAAGGAGCTCATTGATGTGACTCCATTAATATCATCCATAGTATCATAACATCATTAATATCAGTCTATTAATATGAAGTGGCCAGAAGAGCCTTCATGCCACCCCTAGGGGGTCAAAGTGCTTCAGGGTGAGGAGTGCAGCATCAGCTCGGGGTGAAGGCTTATCACACACACGTCCCCACATCCACACAGAGCATGCACtcagcacccccccacccccaccttgctGTCCTCGGTAAGAAGTCCCATCCCCTTGCTCCTTTCAAGACTGACCCTTCTGTTGTCCCATGCCACAGCGGCCATCCACAGCTCACCACCCCATCTTCGTTTGTCTATCctgatatattttatgttttaacacACTATTGACCAGGGGATTTTGCAGAAACCAAATCCTATTGCTGGTGTTTTGTTATATAAGTGAATATTGAAATGACTCTGGTCAATAATGTTTCAGTAACAAAAGATATATCTCTGATCAGTACGTTGTTAATCAGCACCTTTAATGCCTTTCACTCAAACCAACGATCTCTGGGCCATTTACATATTTTTGCAGATGGTTTATAGCACCTGGTGCCCTAAAAATCCCATTAAACCCCAAGGCCAGTTGTTGGGAGGGAAGAATGTAGTCTCACTATCGATTATGTCGAAACACATTTGCTGGTCAAAGTACTGCAGGCAGATCCCCAAGGCCATGTCCTAACCTCTCCACTGCAGCTCAGTacgtggcatcactgactcaacggacatgaatttgagtaagctccaggagttggtgatggacagggaggcctggcatgctgcggtccatggggtcgcaaagagtcagacatgactgagtgactaaactgaactgaattgaacaggcCCACTTAGTAATGATTCTCATTCATATTGGGAAACAGAACAGCTTAAAAATTGGACTGTCCCTggataaaattagaaatacagctgtaataaaactttttccagtttattctttttatccCAGTGAACTTACTACCATTTTCTACTTATTGCACCCTGAGGACACCCAGACCTGCAGAGTTTCTATTTCACAAAGGACTGAACTGTAagtcagagggcctgggtttgaatcaAGGCTCTGTAGTTAAATCACTGGGTGGCACTGTGTTAAGGAAGCTTTCTGAACTGCTGGTTGATATTTGCAAAATGCAAATGACAATGCCTACCCCCTGGGGGTGGGGTTGCTTAAGGATCGTAAgacataatataatataaaagcaCCTGGCATGTAGGAAGCATGCAGTGCTAATTTTCACCCCTTTCTACTGAGACTGGATGTAGTTACACCAAAGttattcctttattccttttccCAAAAGATCTCAGAAGAAAATTAAGAATCCCATGAATTAGGTGTAGTATCCCTATTTATCGTTTCTTTTGTGGTGGAGATGGAGATATTAGCTGTATTGGGTCACTAGTTCCCAGCCTGTTCTCAGATGCTGTGGGAGGGATGTGTGCGAAAGCGGGGATGATATTTTGGATCATCTCAaagtctggagaaggagatgcaaCTGCAGTGTAGTGGGAGAGAGAAAGCTCTGGAAATGCTAGAATAGACTCAAGCCAGGAAGCACGGTCTGCCCCACATCCCAGCAGTGCCCCAGTGGAGGAAGACTGCTTCATGTCATTTCATGGAATCCTTATGAGAACCTAAGACCTCTGTAATATTATCCCTGTTGTAcgcatggggaaactgagtctcgaGGCCAGACAGACACAAGTGGCAGGAGCATGGGTCAAATTCCAGACCAGGGCCCTGAAGCATCCCTCTTTCATATAATAAAATGTCCCATCAAGTTGCTACGACCGTGCGATCATTTTGCTTTGGGTTGTATTGCTCTGTTTTCTTGTCTAACTGTGAGAAATACTGAGAGTttctcaaaagaaatttaaaggcCAAGTTATTCATAAAAAGTTGTTTAAAACCTGAAGTTCCCGCTTCAAGGCTTAGAAGCAGTACACCATCACATTTTTCCTTCAGGGAACTCAGTTCTGCCATTTACTCTGCCAAAGTGAGAAGGAGGGactggttgggggaggggggcggtgagcagggggagggagaggagaggggagggaaagagagtgCCGTCATCCCCACCTTCATTTCAGACACGAGCGTGGTACTCACAGCAAGGTCCCTGGGCTGGGGGCCCTGGGTCTTCAGCACCGCCTCGCCTCCTACCCGCAGGAAAATAGTGTTTGACAATCACGGCAGCCTAGTTAATATTTGTCAGGTCAATTCCTAGAACTGGTATGAAGGCCGGAAGTGACGTTTTCTTTATAGTTTGCGTCCTGCTGGCCTGTCCAGCAGAGTGAATTGAGATCCTGGACCCGGCCTGGTGAGTGAAGACATTCACATATGGATGTGACGTCAGGGGGTCGTGACGTGGCAGCTGCTGACCCATTACTGGTGGTTTTGTGTGTCTGGGTTGTGTCCTTTATGAATCACTCTGAATATGAGATGTTAACTACACGTACTGTGGTGATCATTCCACAATATgtgtaaatcaaaccatcatcCAGTACACCTTGAATAAATCCTTCATGGACTCCCTCTGCTAAATGGAACTGAGCCAGGTGGTagatgctcccctcccccagggtaaGCAGATAGAGTTTATTCCCTGTGGAATATCCAAGCTCCAAAACTCCAAAAATACAATAGCAGGACCATCAGGAGAGGAAGCTGGGCCTTGCCCAGACAAGAGATAAgggaccacatatttctcattttcaaagtCAAGAAAATCTTCCCAACTGGAAAGCTCCTTGGAGGTTAGAAAGGGAGGGGGCACCACCCCATAGTAAGTGATGTCAGTTACCTGTAGTCCTCTTCGATGGAGCTCATCTTGACTGAGAGATGCACATGTATACATGAGAGGacccatcttcccaacccaggaatggaactggagtctcctgcattgcaggtggattctttaccaactgagctatcagggaagcccaactatggGTTCAGAACCAGGCAAACCCAGAAGAAACGCCCTATATAGGTGATTAAAACTGCCACGAGGcaccactctctctctctctgagtctaCACATGTCTGTCTACATGTCCTGTACTCTTTTCCCCAAATAAACACTTTAATTGTTTCAGTACTTTCTGTATttatgggaattcttttctgcaaagccaaggggccagggccttgtcactgaccactggtctagtgatTAGGAGCTGGTCTCTCCCTGCAGCAACCTAACCTCAGTCTCTGACAAGGAACTGAAAACCTGCTTCAAGCCACTGCAGGTTGGGGCCACTAAAGTCAGGACCAGGCCCTCAACATCCTCTACAATCaccttccctctctgcctctgccaTGCATCTGCTTGGATATGATCCGTGCCCAAGCATGGGTCTCCTGGCCTGCTTCCATTTGCTTATGCTTCTGACTCCACTTCTTCCACATTTTCTAAAACAATCCACCTCATGGTTCCTCTCTTGAGTTAGCTCTTTACTGGACTACTTTTCCAAGATACTCTTGTGGCCCATCCCCAAGCCTCTCTTCTTGTAGCTTGGGTTTAAGTGATAATGCCAATGGCAAGGCCTTTTCTTGGGCATctttgttaaaagaatgaaagttctAGCCCTGAAACGACTCCTCTGGTAGTGGATGGGGTTCCTTCGGGCTCACATCATCCCCAGAACACCCTTGGGTTGTGTCCTAAATCCCACCACAGAGGGACTTTTCATGTTTTGAGGGGGCCCAGGTCTCTCTTGTCCAGTCCAAGGCTCCTGGGTCTACTGGCGGCCCCCAGGAGGTTCTGTCTTGGTCATGTCATTACATGGCTCAGGAGTCAGTGCCCCCTGCCCCATTTTTGTCCACCCGTCTCACTCCTGGCCTTGTGTTTTCAGCACTGAACCTGGAATTTCTACCAGAAGAGTTTCATTTCACCATCTGGCCTCGTCTTCTCTGGCTGCTACGCTGAGCTAACCCATCCAGGCAAGGTCCTGCTGCGTGGGTAGCGCTATTGGGTCAGCCTGTTTGGATGTCTTTGTGCCCTTGGCCTCTGGACCTGACTTGTCAAATGTCTGGTTGCCATCAGAGTCCTTGATTCTATATGTCCAAGGACGTTCATAGCCAGCCGGGTAATACCCAAgtcccagccacacacacacacacacacacacaccctattcTGTGCATGATTGTCCTTTTTTTCCCACACTGCTTTTACTTCCTGTGTGGTAGGAGGCAATAACAACTCTCTCATAGAAGGCTgttttagctcagttggtaaagaatctgcctgtaatgcaggggacccagattcgatccctgggtcgggaagatcccctggggaagggaatggcaacccactccagtattcttgcctggagaatcccatggacagaggagcctggtgggctacagtctgtggggttgcaagagtcagacaggacagcaACTGACTACCACTACTACTATTAGAAGCTTGCT includes:
- the SERPINA11 gene encoding serpin A11 isoform X1 is translated as MKRMGPAWLWLLGAGILASVHCQPLPAHGDKSLRVPEAPRGQLSESLPAYQKITPTLTSFALRLYKQLAAETPGNIFFSPVSLSSTLALLSLGVQANTRTQILEGLGFNLTETPEADIHRGFQSLIHTLDLPSPKLELKLGNSLFLDTQLKPQQHILDNIRELYGVFAFSANFTNSDATRKQINGYVSRQTYGQVVDCLEEFTPDTLMVLLNYMFFKAKWKHPFNRYQTQKQESFFVDGRTSLRIPMMHQKEMHRFLYDQEVACTVLQLEYSGNAQALLILPDPGKMAQVEAALQPETLKKWDKLLLPSASPSDSLPSLLDLHLPKFSISGTYNLEEILPHIGLTGLFNSEADYSGITGQLNRTISRVSHKATVDVSERGTEAAVASSLLSQPRSLNATSAPHAGFNRPFLLLLWEVTTESPLFLGKVVNPAAG
- the SERPINA11 gene encoding serpin A11 isoform X2; this encodes MGPAWLWLLGAGILASVHCQPLPAHGDKSLRVPEAPRGQLSESLPAYQKITPTLTSFALRLYKQLAAETPGNIFFSPVSLSSTLALLSLGVQANTRTQILEGLGFNLTETPEADIHRGFQSLIHTLDLPSPKLELKLGNSLFLDTQLKPQQHILDNIRELYGVFAFSANFTNSDATRKQINGYVSRQTYGQVVDCLEEFTPDTLMVLLNYMFFKAKWKHPFNRYQTQKQESFFVDGRTSLRIPMMHQKEMHRFLYDQEVACTVLQLEYSGNAQALLILPDPGKMAQVEAALQPETLKKWDKLLLPSASPSDSLPSLLDLHLPKFSISGTYNLEEILPHIGLTGLFNSEADYSGITGQLNRTISRVSHKATVDVSERGTEAAVASSLLSQPRSLNATSAPHAGFNRPFLLLLWEVTTESPLFLGKVVNPAAG
- the SERPINA11 gene encoding serpin A11 isoform X3; its protein translation is MGPAWLWLLGAGILASVHCQPLPAHGDKSLRVPEAPRGQLSESLPAYQKITPTLTSFALRLYKQLAAETPGNIFFSPVSLSSTLALLSLGVQANTRTQILEGLGFNLTETPEADIHRGFQSLIHTLDLPSPKLELKLGNSLFLDTQLKPQQHILDNIRELYGVFAFSANFTNSDATRKQINGYVSRQTYGQVVDCLEEFTPDTLMVLLNYMFFKAKWKHPFNRYQTQKQESFFVDGRTSLRIPMMHQKEMHRFLYDQEVACTVLQLEYSGNAQALLILPDPGKMAQVEAALQPETLKKWDKLLLPSLLDLHLPKFSISGTYNLEEILPHIGLTGLFNSEADYSGITGQLNRTISRVSHKATVDVSERGTEAAVASSLLSQPRSLNATSAPHAGFNRPFLLLLWEVTTESPLFLGKVVNPAAG